The nucleotide window AGCCCTCGCCGACCGTGCCGCTACCGATGACGTCGCCGGGATGGAGGGGTTCGTCGCGCGAGACGTGGGCGACGATCTCCGCGAAGGTGTGTTCCATCGCGCCGGGTGTGCCAGATGACCACGTCTCGCCGTCGATTTCGGCCGTCATCGTCGCACTTTCGACGTCGAAGGAGTCGGCCGTCACGAGATACGGCCCGAGCGCGTTGGCGAAGTCCTTGCCCTTCGCCGGCCCGAGGTTTCCCTCCATCTCGCGACCCTGCACGTCGCGCGCGCTGAAGTCGTTGAAGATGGTATAGCCCGCGATGTACGAATCGGCCGCTTCGACCGGAATGTCGCGGCCCTCGCGGCCGATGACCGCTGCGAGTTCGAGTTCGAAATCCATCAGCTCCGAGGAATCGGGCCAGACGACCGTCTCGCCGGTACCGCGGATCGAATCGGGATTGCCTTTGTAGTAGATCGGTTGTTCGTACCAGACTTCAGGAACGTCCTCGCCCATCGTGTTCGCGACGTGCTCCTCGAAGGCCATGCAGTCGCGCAGCGAGTTCGGGCGCGGAAGTGGGCTCAGGAGTTGCACGTCGTCGGAATCGAAGACGATGCATGCATCGTTCGGGCCGCGTTCGCGGCCGTCGCGCTCCACGAACGAAACGACGTCTCGGGCGGCCTCGATCGCACGCTCGCCACGTTCGAGAAAGGCGATCATCTCGGGTGGCGCGATGGATTCGGCGAGTTCCACGGGCGTCGGTTCGCCTCGCTCGTCGAGCACGCAGGCGTAGCCAGTCGTCGCGTCGACGAGTCCCGATTCGGTGTTGATCCCCACACGTCGTTTCGGTCCGAGCTGCGTGTCGACCGCGAACGTGGCGAGTTGCATGCGTGAACGCTCGTGCCCACGCACCTATACGTTCCCCCAGGCCGCGTGGGTTTATGCGCCCGCGGCGACAGCGGATCGCATGGTCATCCGTTCGTTCGAGGGCACCGAACCCACCATCCACGAGTCGGCGCGCGTCGACGAATCGGCGGTCGTCATCGGCGACGTCACGATCGAGGCCGAGGCGAGCGTCTGGCCGAACGTCACCCTCCGTGGCGATTCGGGCGCGATCGTCCTCCGCGAGGGCGCGAACGTCCAGGACAACGCGGTCTGCCACGAGGGCTGCGAGATCGGCCCCGGCGCGACCGTCGGCCACACGGCCATCGTCCACGCAGCCACGGTCGGCGAGCGCGCGATGGTGGGGATGAGCGCGACCGTGCTCGGCGACGCACACATCGGCGAGGAGAGTCTCGTCGCGGCGGGCAGCGTCGTCACCGAAGGGATGGACGTCCCGCCGAACACGCTCGTCGCCGGGACGCCCGCCGAAATCCGTAAAGAGGTCGAAGATTCACCGTGGATCCATGCCGGCAAACACTACGTCGAGCTGGCGAAACGCCACGACCGCTCGTCCGAGCGCGTCGACTGACTTACCACAGCCGCGCCGCCGTGGCGAGCACCCAGA belongs to Halococcus qingdaonensis and includes:
- a CDS encoding fumarylacetoacetate hydrolase family protein encodes the protein MQLATFAVDTQLGPKRRVGINTESGLVDATTGYACVLDERGEPTPVELAESIAPPEMIAFLERGERAIEAARDVVSFVERDGRERGPNDACIVFDSDDVQLLSPLPRPNSLRDCMAFEEHVANTMGEDVPEVWYEQPIYYKGNPDSIRGTGETVVWPDSSELMDFELELAAVIGREGRDIPVEAADSYIAGYTIFNDFSARDVQGREMEGNLGPAKGKDFANALGPYLVTADSFDVESATMTAEIDGETWSSGTPGAMEHTFAEIVAHVSRDEPLHPGDVIGSGTVGEGCGLEIGRFLDDGDRIALSVEGIGTLENRVVTSE
- a CDS encoding gamma carbonic anhydrase family protein; translated protein: MVIRSFEGTEPTIHESARVDESAVVIGDVTIEAEASVWPNVTLRGDSGAIVLREGANVQDNAVCHEGCEIGPGATVGHTAIVHAATVGERAMVGMSATVLGDAHIGEESLVAAGSVVTEGMDVPPNTLVAGTPAEIRKEVEDSPWIHAGKHYVELAKRHDRSSERVD